Genomic DNA from Pigmentiphaga litoralis:
GGCTCTGGATCTGCGGACCGGCCAGGTTCTTGATGATCGCGGTGGCGATGAAAGCCATCCCGATCGTCATGAGCAGCTGGCCCAGGTCATTGCTGCGATACACCCACCGGTACAGCGTGCGTTCCAGCAGCGCGCCCACCAGCACGGTCCCGACCACCGCGAGCGGCACGGCGGCGTAGAAGTTCACGCCCTGCGCCTGCATCAGGTACAGCGCCAGGTAGCCGCCGATCATCGCGAAGGTCGAGTGGGCAAGGTTGACCACCCGCATGACCCCGAGCGTGATCGTCAGTCCGACCGAGATGAGGAACAGCGTCATCCCGTAGGCCAGGCTGTCGATCAGCAGCGAGATCAGCGTGGCAAGAGCATTCGGCATGGAATCGCCTTACTTGCGGTTGAGTTCGTGCCAGGGATCCTTGACGGCCGGGAAGGTGCTGAACGCCACATTGCCCAACTTGCCGTCGACCTTCTCGACCTTGCGCATGTAGATGTTCTGCACGACTTCACGCGTGTCCGGATCGATCGAGATGGGGCCGCGCGGGCTGTCCCATTTCGCGGTCTTGGCGGCGGCCATGGCCTTGTCGCCGTCCTTCTTGCCGTCGGTCGCCTTGACCATCTGCGCGATCAGCCGCATGCCGTCATAGGCCGCGACCGACGCAATGCTGGGCAACGCATCGGCGCCGAACTTCTGCTTGTAGGCGGCCACGAACGACTTGTTGACCGGGTTGTCCAGGTACGGCGTGTAGTGCAGCGCGGTCACCAGGCCCAGAGCGGCATCGCCCACCACCGGCAGGTCGGATTCCTGCGATTCATTGGTGGCCAGCAGCGTGACGCCCGCCTTGTCGAGGCCGCGATCCTTGAATGCCTTGATGAAGCCGGCCGACATCGGACCGACCGGCATGAACATGAACACATACTGCACGCCCGCGTCACGCACACGCTGCAGATAGGTCGAGAAATCGGTGGTGCCCAGCGGCACTTTGATCTCGGCCGCGACCTCGCCGCCCTGCTTCTTGAAGGTGGACCCGAAGGCTTCCAGCGCGTCATAGCCCGGCGCATAGTCGGCGGCCACGATGACCGCTTTCTTGGCGCCCTGCTGCACGGCCCAGGTCACGAGCGGCACGCTGACAGCCCACTGCGTGAAGCCCAGGCGCACGAAGTACGGCGACTTGTCGGTCACGCTGGACGTACCGGAGTTCAGCACCACATACGGCGTCTTGGTCTGGTTGACGATGTCAACGGTGCCCAGGACCGTGGGCGTGAACACGCCGCCGATCAGGTATTGCGCGCGATCCCGCACCGTCAGTTCCTGCGCCAGCTGGCGCGTGCGCTGCGGGCTGGTGCCGGCTTCGTCGCGCGGCAGCACGGTCAGGGTGTGATTGCCGACCTTGTTGCCATTCTGGGCAAGATACATGTCGACCCCGCGCTGGTACTCCTGGCCCCACCAGGAATAGACACCCGAGAACTGCGACATGAGGCCGATCTTGATGTCATCGGCATGGGCGGCGCTTGCGGCGAACAGCGTCGCGCCGGCAAGCAGGCAACGCCCGAGGGCGCGCGGAATGGCGTAAGGAAAGGGGGTCATGGTCGTCTCCTGTGACGCTCTCTGGCATCGTTGGCGGGGGTGCACGAGGGTGTCACCATCCGCCGTCAGCATGCCAGCACGCCGCGGCGTCAGCCAATGCCAAAGCAGAGGCGAGCAATGCGTTTTGCTTATACCCCTCGTTTTCCCCGCCGCGCGGCGGAGGGGGATTACCCTAGGTCGGCAGCGGTATCGCGCAGGGCATCGAGCAAGAAGGCAACGCCCGGGGACGGCAAGTAATCGGTGCGCGTGGTGAGCCCGATGGCGCGCGTCGTCATGCGCACGGTCACGGGCAGCAGCGCCAGCAGACCCGCCTTGACCTCGCGGCTGATCTGCCGCGGCGACATCAGCACGACACGATCGCTTTCCATCAGCAGGGCCTGCGTCAGCGCCGGACTGTTGACCTGCAGCCCGCTGGTGGGCGGCGAGAGGCCGTCGCTATGGAAGGCGCGTTCGAACGCGGACTGCGCCGGGGTATTGGGCATGGGCAGGATCCACGAGGCGTGGACCAGGTCAGCCAGCCCGCGCAGCATTCTGCCCTGCAAGGGATGTCCCTGCCGCACCACCACCGCCAGCTCGTCGTCAAACAAGGGTTCCTGGTGCAGGTCGTCGGCGGGCGGCGGCTGGCGCAGTGCGCCGATCACCATGTCCAGCTCGGCATGACGCAGCCGGTGCAGCAGCGTTTCGTACGTGCCGTCGACGATCGTGACATTGACCGCCGGGTGATTGGCCAGCAGCCGTTCCACCGCACGCGGCACGAACAGGCCGGTGGAAAACGGCAAGGTCCCGATCACCACGCGGCCTTGCAATTGACCGACGCGCGACGCCAGGTCGGCGCTGGCGCTATCCAGTTCGAACCACAGCAGGCGCGCATGGCGCAGCAGCGCATCGCCGGGTTCGGTCAGGCGCATGCCCCGCGCGGACCGATGGAACAGCCGCACGCCAGCCAGATGTTCCAGCTGCGCAATGGCTTGGGTGACGGCCGGCTGGCTGATGCCGAGCGCTTCGGCGCAGCGGCTTTCACTGCCGGCCGCATCCAGGGCCATCAGTATGCTGAGGTGTCGGTAGCCCGCCTGCGTTTCCAGCTGCGATTCGCTGCGGTGATGCGCCAGCCGATGGCCCGCCGCCAGTTGCGTCACGCCGCGGTCGGCGGCGCGCAGCTGGGCAAAGGCGCGCTTCAGGCGGGCATCCAGCACCTGGCCCAGTTCGGTCAGTTCCATGCCCCGTGCGCTGCGATCGAACAGCGTCATGTCGAGCAACGCTTCCACGTCCCGCACTGCACGCGCCACCGCAGGTTGCGACAGGAACAGCGACGCGGCCGCACGCGCCGTGCTGCCGTGCTCGGCCACGGCACGCACCGCGCGCAGCTTCTTCAAGTGCGGCGTCAGCGTGCGCATGAAGGTGGGCCTGAACGCATCAGCGGCAGGCCTCGGACCACTGCAGCGTCGTGCCGCCGCGTGCGCCTGTCTCGCGCAGTTCGATGTCTTAGCAGCCGGCCGGGTAGTTGGCGTCGGGTCATGTCAGGAAGCGGCGGAGGGCGTGGGGGCCGATTATAGAGAGGCAGTCGTGCGGGACGGCAGCAGTGGATACCCCCGACGCCATGGTTGCGGCAGTGGTTGCGGCAATGGTTGCCCGCCTTGCCCTGCGCGGCCTCATTACGGAAGCAATGGCCAACGCGGCCGCCGGATCCGCGTGTAGGTCAGCGTATTCCAGTCCGGTGTGGCGACACCCGGCCCGCCCACATAGATCACGCGGCAGGCCAAAGGAGCGAAGGCCGCATGAAAATGCTGCGCGGATTTGACGATCACGATGCGCTGCGACGCCAGCGCGCAGCCCATGCCCGTGAACAGGTCCGTATGCATGGCCTGATCGCGCGCCGACACCAGCACGATGCGGATGCCATCCGCGTGCACCAGGGCCGCATCGCCCAAGGGCACCGGGCTGCCGGTCAGGCCCGTCATCGTGTAGGCGGGGCGCAAGGCTTCCACATGGCAGTGCAGGTCCACCGGGTCGCCCGACAAGGGGCCTGTCTTGCCGCCGATGCGCAGAGGCAGGCGCGCGCCCACCCCGGCTTCAAACGCGATGCGCACCGCGCCCGGATCCCACAAGGGGCCCAGCGCCACGTCGCGCACGCCGCGCGCCACCAGCCTTTGCAAAATGAAGGTCCCATCACCGGGCGCCCCGCTGCCGGGATTGTCGGGGCGGTCGGCCATGACCACCAGCCCGGGCGGCGCAGCCAGGGCTTCATCAATGGCATCGTCAACGCTGCGGAAGGCCACCTGCAAGTCGCTGCGCAGCGCAATCAATTCGTCGGCCAGTTGGCGCGCGAGGTGCGCCGCCGCTGCGGCGTCACCATCGTGATAGACCAGCACCTTGGTACCCATGTCGGGCACGTCGCCGGTTGCAAAGCCCTGTATGACCGAGATCGAGATGACGCCGTCCTGCCCTTCGCGCGCCCGAACGCGCGCCATATAGCCCTGCGCCGGTTCGCGCGTCGTGTGCATCGGCACGATCATGGCGCAATCGACCACGGCCGGGCACGCATGCAACCGCCCTTCATACAGGTCGATGCACCGGTCCACCAATTCTTCAGCCCGCTCAAGAATGTCAGTGTGCGGATATTCCTTGAATGCGATCAGCAGATCCGCCTGCGCCACCATCGCGTCGCTCAAGTGCGCATGCGGATCCAGCGTCGCGCCGACGATCACCCCGGGGCCGACCCGCTCGCGCACGCGCCGCAGCAGATCGCCTTCGCAATCTTCATAGCCATCGGCCACCATGGCACCGTGCAGGCCCAGCAGCACCATGTCCACGGGCAAGGCCGCATCCAGATCCGCCAGCAGTTCATCGCGCAAGCCTTCGTACGCGTCACGGGTAGTGGTGCCGCCCGGCGCAGCCGAAGCGACCATGCCTTCGATCACCTGCCAGCCCTCCGCCTTGCCTCGCTGGCGCGCGGCAATCAGCGGGCCGCCAAAGAACGTGACCTCGTCGGGATGCGTACCCGCCGCGAAATACAGATCCCCGCGATACGACGCCGCGCCCGTAGGCAAAGGCGAGAACGTATTGGTTTCCGCGCCAAGCGCGGCGACAAAAAGTTTCATGGAAGGCGCCGGGAGAGTTCGGCGGATTGTCGCAGATCCGGCCAACTTGTACGGCCGGACATACAATGTCGCCTTTGCGCGCCGGCATGCCCCTCCCCGCCAGCCGTCTTCCGCCCCGAGACCCCATGACTTCTTCTTCGCCACAGAAAGCCTTGCTGTGGATCGTTGCGTCTGCCTTCTTCATGCAGACCCTGGACACCACCATCGTCAACACGGCGCTGCCCGCCATGGCGCAGAACCTGGGTGTGTCCCCCTTGTCGATGCAACCGGTGATCGTGGCCTACAGCCTGACCATGGCCATGCTGATCCCGGCGTCAGGCTGGCTGGCCGACCGCTTCGGCACCCGCCAGGTCTACTTCTACGCCATTCTGATCTTCGTGCTGGGCTCGGTGTTCTGTGCGGCCGCCGGGTCCCTGAACCAGCTGATCGCGGCCCGGGTCATCCAGGGCATCGGCGGGTCGATGCTATTGCCGATCGGCCGGCTGGCCGTGCTGCGCAGCGTATCAAGCGAGCAATACATCACCGCCCTGTCCTTCATTTCCATTGCCGGCCAGGTCGGCCCGCTATTCGGTCCCACCCTCGGCGGCTTCCTGGTGCAGGCCGTGTCGTGGCACTGGATCTTCCTGATCAACGTGCCGATCGGCATCGTCGGCCTGCTGGCCGTGCGGCGCTATCTCAAGTCCGATGCCCTGCCCGACCCCCTGCCCTTCGACATCGTCGGGTGTGTGTTGCTGTCCGTGTGCATGGTCGCGTTCTCGCTCGCCATGGACGCGCCGCCTGATGCGCAGCGCGCGCTGTGGTGGACGGTCGGCATCGGCATCAGCGCTGCGTCGGCGCTGCTGTATGTGGCCCATGCCAAGCGCCGGCCGCATCCCCTTTTCCGTTTGGGCCTGTTCCGGGAACCCAACTTTTCGGTCGGCCTGATCGGCAACCTGGTGTGCCGGATCGGTTGCGCCGCGGTGCCATTCCTGTTGCCCCTGCTGATGCAATTGCAGCTGGGTTACTCGCCCTTGCAATCCGGCCTGATGATGCTGCCCGCCGCGATCGCCGGTGTCATTGCCAAGCCCTGCATCGGCCCCCTGGTGCGCCGCTACGGATATGAAACCTTCCTGCTCGTGAACACGCTGGTGACCGGCGTGGCCATCATGTCCTTCGCCGCCATTTCGCCCGGCTGGCCACTCGCGCTGGAAGTGCTGCAGCTCGCCATTTTCGGCGCCGCCAATTCCATGCAGTTCGCGGCCATGAACAGCGTCACGCTCAAGGGCCTGAAGCCGCACGATGCCGGCGCGGGCAATAGCCTGTTTTCGATGGTGCAGATGCTGGCCGTGGGCCTGGGTGTGACGCTGGGCGGCGGCCTGGTCGCGCTGTTTTCAGGCCAGCCGACCGGCACCGGCGCGGGCTTTGCGCTGACGTTCCTGGTGGTCGGCGCGATCACGCTGGTGTCGGCATGGATCTTCCGCAAGCTGGATCCCGCCACGACAACCAAGCCCGCGCCGGATGCGCGCAGCGCGGGGGCGCGGTAGGACAAATTGAACGCACTGCGGATTGACCGCCACTGAACAAGCTGATGAAGTTGCCGCATACCAGTGGGACGCGCTGCACCGTGGTTGCGTAGACATACAATTTTTTGTATATTTCAGGCATGGGTAATCCCAAACCGATCGAATTTCTAGGCAGTTCCCTAGTTGATCTGCGGGCGTTTTCAGCTGAAGCTCGCCAAGATGCCGGATTTCAGCTTGACCAAGTTCAGCACGGACTTGAGCCGGACGATTGAAAACCGATGACCGCAGTGGGGCCAGGCGTCAAAGAGATTCGGATAGACGACGGAACCGGAATATTCAGGGTCTTGTACGTGGCAAAGTTTTCTGACGCCGTTTACGTACTGCATTGCTTTCAAAAGAAAACTCAGCAAACTCGAAAGGCAGACGTCGACCTTGCAGCGACACGTTATCGCGCATTGTTGAAGGAGCGAAGAAAATGAATATTCGTCGGTTCGATAGTGTGTGGGACGCTCTTGAAGAGACCCCGCAAGAAGCGGCAAACATGAAGCTGCGTGCGCAACTGATGCGTCAATTGAAAGAGCATCTGGACCGTACGGCGATGACGCAAGCCGACGCCGCTGTGATGTTTGGTGTGACTCAGCCTCGGGTCTCAGACTTGAAGCGCGGCAAGGTCAATCTGTTCGGTCTGGACGCGCTGGTGAACATGGCCGCTGCGGCAGGCCTCCACGTTGAGCTGCGTGTTCTCGATCTCGTCTGACACTCGGATCTGCAGTCGGGCGTAATGCGTCACGCCCGACGGTCACGAGCCAAAATCACTTCAGCGCAACTCCGGTATCGGTCAGCGGTCAGGCTGTCTGCAGCACGTACGGACAGAACTGCACTCCGGAAGAGGGCAAACAGCGCCACGTATGCCCCGTGGCTACCGTTCACCCAGTAAATCAGTACCGTAGGAGTTGTCGACCGTGCATCGCCACTGGCCCTCTGCATTGCGGCCGAAAACGTAGGTGGCGCGGCGGGTGACGTGCGTAAGCGCACCGCTCGGGTCGGGGACTTCAAGGTGCGTTTCCATGATGACCAGCGCCGTGTCAGGCAACAACTGCTGCAATCGAAGGCGCAAGGCTATTACTTCAACAACGCGACCTACCCTGTTCCAGGCCACACGGTACGCAAAGGTTGATCGCCCGCCCCGCAGTCAGGACACCACAAAGGGCGTTCCGCCTCTGGCAACGACATGCATCCCCCCGACCCGGCCTGAGCGCCGGGTTTTTCATGGATGGCGTATGCCTGCAATTTCCCACGCCACCTGCGGCATCACCCACTCTGGGTACACTCCCCCAAAGCGTGCGCCAGTGCGGCGGGCGGCGATTCCAGCCGAAATTGCCCAAGCGGTGTCCATGCTCATTGAATCCCACTATGTGACGGGCGAAATTTTGCTGTCGGATGGCGGGCTGAACCTGACATGACGACGAGCAGGCTGCGCTAGAGCCAGGCATGGGCGACGTCAACGCCGCCCCACTGCAAGACATTCATGTCCACGCTTTCCGTTGCACGTCCAGCGGCGCATGCACCGCCATCAACTCGACAATCCAATCAATAAACACCCGCAGCTTCGCGCTCACATGGCGATTGGGCGGATAGGCGATGAACATGGGCATCGAATCCAGCCGCCAATTCTCGAACAGCGGCACCAGTGCGCCGGTGGCCTCGTGCGCCGCCGACATGTAATCGGGCAACCACATCACCCCGAGCCCCGCCAGGCCGGCGGTCAGATAGGCGTTGCCATCATCCACCGCCAACGCATGCCGGCCGTGCACCGTCACGCGTTCGTCGCCGCGGTGCATTGCGTACGGCAGGGGCTTGCCGGTGCGTGACCACAGGAAGCCGACGATGCGGTGCGAGCTGTCTTCCAGCGCCTTGGGGTGCTCGGGTGTACCCCAGCGTTCGAGGTAGGACGGCGCGGCAAAGACGCGCAGGCGCAGGTCACCCACGTGACGTGCGATCAGGGACTGGTCTTTCAGTGCGCCGCCGCGCACCACGCAGTCCACGTTTTCGTTGATCAAGTCCACGATCCGGTCGCTGACGCCCATGTCCAACTGGATGTCGGGGTAGCGCGCGTAGAAGTCGGGCAGGGCCGGGATCAGGATCATGTGCGCAAAGGGGCTGGGGACGTCGACACGCAGGCGGCCGCGGGGGGATGCCGCCGCGACGGACAGGCTGGTTTCGGCGTCGTCCATGTCGGCAAGCAGTTGCAGCACCCGTTCGTAGTAGGCCGCGCCGTCGGCCGTGACGTTGACCTGGCGCGTGGTGCGATTGAGCAGGCGCACGCGCAGCCGCGCTTCCAGTTGCTGGACCAGTTGCGTGACGGTGGTCTTGCTCATGTGCAGGGTCTCGGCGGCTTTGGTGAAGCTGCCGGTTTCCACGACTCGGGCAAAGGCCTGCATCGCGTCGAAACGGTCCATGGGGTCTCCCGCTGTGGATGGATTGTTTGGATTCTACAAACAGTGCTTCATTGCCTTGCGTGTTTATCGCCCGCAGCAGCGCCGATACAGTGGGGCCATGGTCGATACGGATCTCCCGTGACCCCCTGGTTGGAGCACCCTCATGACAACACGCGACGTCGTTTTTCCCCCGGGCCGGCATGCCTTGTATGAGCGCAATCGTTATTCACCCGCCGTGCGGTCTGATGGCTTGTTATTCGTATCCGGCCAGGTCGGCAGCCGCGATGATGGATCGCCCGAGCCCGATCTGCGCAAGCAGGTTGCCCTGGCGTTCGAGAACCTGAACGCGGTACTGAAGGCGGCTGACTGCACGTTTGACGATGTGGTCGACGTGACAGTGTTCATTGTCGATCCCGCTGAAAAGTTCGAGACCATCTGGGAAGTCGTGCCGACCTATTGGGGCGAGGCGCCCTTCCCCAACATCACCTGCGTCGGTGTGACCTGGCTGTATGGCTTTGACTTCGAAATCAAGGTGATTGCGAGGGTGCCGGAGGCGGACATTGCTCGCTGAAGTGGCCCGCCAGCAAATCGATCAGTACCCTGACTTTTCGGGACGGGTAGGCGCTTTGCGGGCGCAGCACATACATGCCCAGTTCGCGGGTGGTGTAGCGCGTCATGACGGGGACGAGCCGGCCGGCTTCAATGTGCGCGTGGGTCAGGAAGTCGGGTAGCGCCGCCAGGCCGACGCCTGCCAGCACCGCGGCCAGCACGGCGTCGCCGCAATCGGCGGTGAAGCGGCCGCGTGGCCGCACGGGCACGGGCGTGTCGCCGTCCATCAGCGGCCAGGTTTCGCCTTTGCGCATGGCGACTTCATGGTCGGCCAGGTCGTCGATGTGCTGCGGAGTGCCGCGCGCCGCCAGATAGTTGGGACTGGCAACGATCTGCGCGCGGAAGCTGAAGATGCGGCGTGCGATCAGGCTCGAGTCCTGCATCTGCCCGAGCCGGATCGCACAGTCGACCCCTTCGGCGACCAGGTCCACAAAACGATCGCTGTAGACGGTATCCACATGCAGCAAGGGATGCTGCCGGGCCAGCTCGGCCAGCACCGGCGCCAAGGCGACGATGCCGAACGACAGCGGCGCGGCAATGCGCAACTGGCCGCGCAGCTCGCCCTCGGGCGACAGGGCATCTTGCGCGACGGCCAGTTCGGTCACGACGCGGGTGGCATGGTCGCGAAAGGTAGCGCCTGCTTCCGTCAGCGTCGAACCCCGTGCGGTGCGCGACAGCAGCTGGGTACCCAGGGCGTCTTCCAGACGGGAGATGCGCCGGCTGACCACGGATTTGGAGACGCCCAGGCGGCGTGCACCGGGTGCAACCCCGCCGGCATCGGCGACTTCCACAAAGGTCTTTACGTCATCCAGGTCCACGAGCGTTCCTTGTTCAGCAACACTGAAGTCGCTTTTGTGAGGCTAGCGTAGCGGAATGCGAGCCTCTAGCATAGGTGGAACAGTGCAGCCAGCACGTCACTCACGACCGCTGCCGCACGACCTTTATCAAGGAACCTTTGCCATGATCCCGACTGCCACCCATGCCACCCCCCCGGCCGCGCCCACCCATTCGCCTGTCCAGGCGCCGCGCGCGATCGTCCACCGCACGCGCGGCCACGGCGGCGGTTTCATTACCCGGTTGATGAGCCCGTCTGACCTGGGCGAAGTGCTCAAGCCCTTTGTTTTCCTGGACCTGTTCCGGGCCGATCAGGCCACGCAACGCGCGATGGAAGCCCGCGGCGGCATGCCGATTCATCCGCACTCGGGCGTGGCGACCGTGACCGTGATCACCGAAGGCCGCATGCGGTTTGACGACCCGGACGCCGGCAAAGGCACCATCGGCTACGGCGGCGTGGAATGGATGCGCGCGGGCGGCGGGGTCTGGCACGGCAAGGAAATGACGACCGATGACGTCCCGCTGATCGAAGGTTTCCAGCTGTGGCTGGCGCTGCCCGATGCACTGGAAAACGGTCCGTCCGAAAGCCGCTACATCGAAGCGGCGGACATGCCGCAAGACGGGCCGGCGCGTGTGATCGTGGGCGAGTACAACGGCGTGCGCAGTCCGGTGCCGGCGCCCGATGGCATCAACTATCTGCTGGTGACCTTGGCCGCGGGCGAGACCTTTACCTACCAGCCGCCGGCCGGGCACACGGTCGGCTGGCTGGCGGTGTCGCAAGGCAAGCTGAGCACCGGGGCGACCCAGCCGAGCGCCGTAGCAGGTGACATGGTGGTGTTCGACAACAGCGGCGCAACGCTGCACTTGCAGGCAAGCGGCGACACGCCTGCAGTGTTCGTGCTGGGTTCGGCGGTGCCCCATCCGCACCCGCTGCACCTGGGCAATTACTCGGTGCACACCTCGGCCAAGGCACTGGAGATCGGCGAGAACCGCATCAAGGAACTCGGCCGCACGCTCAAGGCGCTGGGCGACCGGCGCACGGCCTCGGGGACGGTGCCGGTGCTGCGGTAAACCGCAGCGATGGCTGGGCGGCTGCCAGATAAGGCAGCCGCATCAAGCTGCGGATCCAGGGACTTGATCCAGGCATCGGATTCAGGCGGCCGGCCCGGACGTCGTGTGCGGCAACTGATTGAGAAAGTCCACCATCGCCCGCGCGACCTTCTCGGGCTGTTCCGGAATCAGGGCGTGGCCGGCATTGGCGATGCGCACGCTGGTGACCTGATCGCCCAGGTCATCGGCCAGCCGCCACCCGGTGCCTTCCGGCGCAAACGCGTCTTCTGCCGCCCACACATCCAGCAAGGGAACGCCCCCCGCCGCCCACCAGCCTTCGATGGGTGTGACCGCCTTGGCCGCGCGTTGCAGCCGCGCCGCGTCGGGGTACCAGCCATCGAGCCAGACCGACGCATCGTTGTCCTTCGCAAAGAAGGTGGCCTGCAACCAGGGCAGGCGTTGACTGTCGGGCAGGCTCAGGTCCAGGCACTGCTCCAGACCCTGGATCGCCAGGGGCGCGACCTTGCGCGGCCCGGCCGCAAGGATCATGACGGCGCGGACCAGATCCGGCCGGTCACCCGCCGCCACCCGTGCGATCCAGTTGCCAAACGCATGCCCGGCAATGACCGCCGGGCCGGCGCCATCGGACGCGATCACCGCCAGCACATCGGCCGCCAGGTCATGCAGCGACACGCCCTCGCGGGGCCCATCACTGCCGCCGATACCCCGGGGTGCCGGCCGCAGCACGCGATAGCCCGCCTCGACCAGCGAAGCCGCGATCTCGTCGAACTCATCACTCGCGCGGCCCAGCGACGGCAGGATCACGACCCGCGGACCCTGGCCCTGCGCCACGACGTCGATGCGCACCGGATGGTTGACGCCGTCATGCATTTCGTTGCGTTCGACAACAAGTCGGGTCCTCGCATTCATGGCAGTCATCCCTTACCCCTGCTTCAGGCCGATGGCCTTGATCAGCGGCAACAGCCGCTTGCGGTCGTCGCTCAGGTAGGTCGTGAAAGCGTCGGTGCCCATATAGGTGATCTCGGCGCCCTGCTCGCCCAGCTTGGCCTTCAGCGCAGGTTGCGCCATGACTTTTTCCATGGCGCTGGCCAGCTTTGCCAGTGCGGCGGGCGGTGTCCCGGCTGGGGCAAACAGCCCGTACCAGGATTCGGCGACGAGTCCCGGCACGCCCGCTTCTGCCGCCGTCGGGACATTGGGCAAGGCCGTGGATCGCGCGGATCCGGTCACGGCCAGCGCACGCAGGCGGCCGGCTTCCAGGTGCGCCAGTTGCGGCGTGATGTTGACGAAGCCCACCTGCACTTCATGGCCCAGCAGCGCAATGGTGCCCGGCGCCGCGCCGCGATACGGCACATGCGCCAGCTTGGCGCCCGTCAATTGATTGAACAGTTCGCCGCCCAGATGCGAGCCCGTGCCGTTGCCTGCCGACGCATAGTTGATCGCGCCCGGCTGGCGCTTGCCTTCATCGACCAGGTCCTTCAATGACTTGAGCGGACTGTCGGCCGGCACGCTGATGATGCCCGGCACCGTCACGAACATGGCCACGGGCACGAAGTCCTTGACCGCGTCGTAAGGCAATTGCGAGTTGATGGCCGGCTGCACGATCAGCGGCGCCTGCGTGCCCAGCAGCAGGGTGTAGCCATCGGCCGGCGACTTGGCGACGACGTTGGCGCCAATGACGGTGCCCCCGCCCGACTTTACGTCCACGATCACCTGCTGCCCCAGTTCGGCCGACAGCGCGGCCGACACTTCCCGCGCGATGGTATCGACCGGGCCGCCCGCCCCGTACGGGTTGACGAGGCGTATCGGCTTGGTGGGATAGGCGGCGGTCTGGGCGTGGCCCGCGGTGGCTGCCAACAGGCAGCCCGCCGCAACAAGCAGGCGTTGGATGATCATGGTTGTGTCTCCGGCAGAGGGTGTTCTTCTAGTGGTGTCCCGAGTCTAGAAGACGACACCCGCCGGAACCATGCGGCGGATGACAACGCTGATATGTGCCGGGTGCCGCCCTGATGCGCACTCAGGACGGCGACAGGATCTCGATTGCCGCCTCGGCCTCTTCGCGCGACAGGTCTTGCGCAATGATCACGATCGCACCAAGCTGCGGCGCGGCGATCGGCTGGGTCAGGCGCTGCGGTGGGCTGAACAGGTGCCGCACGGCATGGATGGCGTAGACCTCGCCGTCGTCCATGGCAAGAATGGCCTTGAGGCGCAACAAGGCATCGCCGTGCTGCTGCAGGTGCCGGACCCACTTGGCGTAGCGGGTCCAGGACACGGGCGTGTCCACATGGAACGTAAATGAGGTGATGCCATACCTGAGCACATGGCCCAGGCGCAGGGCGGATGCGGACGCCGGCACGCCCGCGCTGTCCGGCGCCACCGAGGAAGGCGTCGTCCAGTCCGCGAAGAAATCGGCTTCGCCCTGCGATGCCGTCAGGGTGGCCAGCCGCAACGCGGCCGTGGGGTTGTAGGCCGGCAGGGCTTGCTGGATGTTCAGCAGGCTGACGGTATCGCACAGGTCCGTCTTGGTCAGGATCAATCTGTCGGCAATGGCGACCTGGGTCGCCGCTTCGCGGTAGCGATCGATGGTCTGCAAGCCATGCACCGCGTCCACCGTGGTGACCGCACCCGCAAAGCGGTAATGCCGCGCCACCGATACGTCGGCGCCCAGGGTGGTGATCAAGGGCGCCGGATCGGCAA
This window encodes:
- a CDS encoding alpha/beta fold hydrolase, with protein sequence MNARTRLVVERNEMHDGVNHPVRIDVVAQGQGPRVVILPSLGRASDEFDEIAASLVEAGYRVLRPAPRGIGGSDGPREGVSLHDLAADVLAVIASDGAGPAVIAGHAFGNWIARVAAGDRPDLVRAVMILAAGPRKVAPLAIQGLEQCLDLSLPDSQRLPWLQATFFAKDNDASVWLDGWYPDAARLQRAAKAVTPIEGWWAAGGVPLLDVWAAEDAFAPEGTGWRLADDLGDQVTSVRIANAGHALIPEQPEKVARAMVDFLNQLPHTTSGPAA
- a CDS encoding Bug family tripartite tricarboxylate transporter substrate binding protein — translated: MIIQRLLVAAGCLLAATAGHAQTAAYPTKPIRLVNPYGAGGPVDTIAREVSAALSAELGQQVIVDVKSGGGTVIGANVVAKSPADGYTLLLGTQAPLIVQPAINSQLPYDAVKDFVPVAMFVTVPGIISVPADSPLKSLKDLVDEGKRQPGAINYASAGNGTGSHLGGELFNQLTGAKLAHVPYRGAAPGTIALLGHEVQVGFVNITPQLAHLEAGRLRALAVTGSARSTALPNVPTAAEAGVPGLVAESWYGLFAPAGTPPAALAKLASAMEKVMAQPALKAKLGEQGAEITYMGTDAFTTYLSDDRKRLLPLIKAIGLKQG
- a CDS encoding CobW family GTP-binding protein, which produces MASNSSPPDEAIPVYLLTGFLGSGKTTLLSRLVRSAAFADTAVIINEFGQVGLDHVLVGQARDDDVVLMDSGCLCCAMSTSLQDSLETLYYRRLRGEIPRFARVVIETSGLADPAPLITTLGADVSVARHYRFAGAVTTVDAVHGLQTIDRYREAATQVAIADRLILTKTDLCDTVSLLNIQQALPAYNPTAALRLATLTASQGEADFFADWTTPSSVAPDSAGVPASASALRLGHVLRYGITSFTFHVDTPVSWTRYAKWVRHLQQHGDALLRLKAILAMDDGEVYAIHAVRHLFSPPQRLTQPIAAPQLGAIVIIAQDLSREEAEAAIEILSPS
- a CDS encoding LysR family transcriptional regulator, with product MDLDDVKTFVEVADAGGVAPGARRLGVSKSVVSRRISRLEDALGTQLLSRTARGSTLTEAGATFRDHATRVVTELAVAQDALSPEGELRGQLRIAAPLSFGIVALAPVLAELARQHPLLHVDTVYSDRFVDLVAEGVDCAIRLGQMQDSSLIARRIFSFRAQIVASPNYLAARGTPQHIDDLADHEVAMRKGETWPLMDGDTPVPVRPRGRFTADCGDAVLAAVLAGVGLAALPDFLTHAHIEAGRLVPVMTRYTTRELGMYVLRPQSAYPSRKVRVLIDLLAGHFSEQCPPPAPSQSP
- a CDS encoding LysR family transcriptional regulator, producing MDRFDAMQAFARVVETGSFTKAAETLHMSKTTVTQLVQQLEARLRVRLLNRTTRQVNVTADGAAYYERVLQLLADMDDAETSLSVAAASPRGRLRVDVPSPFAHMILIPALPDFYARYPDIQLDMGVSDRIVDLINENVDCVVRGGALKDQSLIARHVGDLRLRVFAAPSYLERWGTPEHPKALEDSSHRIVGFLWSRTGKPLPYAMHRGDERVTVHGRHALAVDDGNAYLTAGLAGLGVMWLPDYMSAAHEATGALVPLFENWRLDSMPMFIAYPPNRHVSAKLRVFIDWIVELMAVHAPLDVQRKAWT
- a CDS encoding pirin family protein: MIPTATHATPPAAPTHSPVQAPRAIVHRTRGHGGGFITRLMSPSDLGEVLKPFVFLDLFRADQATQRAMEARGGMPIHPHSGVATVTVITEGRMRFDDPDAGKGTIGYGGVEWMRAGGGVWHGKEMTTDDVPLIEGFQLWLALPDALENGPSESRYIEAADMPQDGPARVIVGEYNGVRSPVPAPDGINYLLVTLAAGETFTYQPPAGHTVGWLAVSQGKLSTGATQPSAVAGDMVVFDNSGATLHLQASGDTPAVFVLGSAVPHPHPLHLGNYSVHTSAKALEIGENRIKELGRTLKALGDRRTASGTVPVLR
- a CDS encoding RidA family protein: MTTRDVVFPPGRHALYERNRYSPAVRSDGLLFVSGQVGSRDDGSPEPDLRKQVALAFENLNAVLKAADCTFDDVVDVTVFIVDPAEKFETIWEVVPTYWGEAPFPNITCVGVTWLYGFDFEIKVIARVPEADIAR